A window of Methanooceanicella nereidis genomic DNA:
CTTGAAGAGCAAGAAGGTATCAATAGTACATACCAGCGATCCGGTAAACGGCCCGAAGAGGGCTCTTGACCTTATAGAAGCTGATAAGATCCTGGAAAAATACGACAGCATACTGATCAAGCCCAATTATGTTAACGGCAGCCTGCCCGAAACGGGCGTCACTACCGACCCCAGAGTCGTAAGGGGAATAATTGAATATTTGATAGGGCACGGGTGGACAGGCAGGGAATTAGCGGTCGGCGAGGGCGGCATGGCAAGCATCGATACCGCGGATACCTTTAAAAAGGTGGGGCTTCTGGACGAGCTTAAAGAATTTAACATAAGGATCATCGACCTTAATAAAGAGCCGCATGTAGAGGTTGACATAGAAGGCGGAAGATCGCTAAAGAGCATAAAAGTGGCAAAGCCATTCATGGAGTATGACTGCATACTATCCGTGCCGAAGCTTAAGATACACTGCTGGTCGCTTTCGACCATATCCATGAAGAACATGATGGGAGGCATATTGCCGAAAGGCATTATGCATGATGACCTGCATCAAAAGATAGCCGACCTGAATAAGGTGATAGGCCCCGAGCTTACTGTCGTTGACGGCATACTCGGCTGCCAGAGACATGAGCTTGCATGCGATCCGATCAATTCGAACGTGATAATCGCCGGCGAAGATTTCGTGGCCACGGATGCTATAGGGTCATACCTCATGGGATTGAGGCCCGAGGACGTGCAGTACCTCGCCCTGGCGAAAAAGGCCGGCCTGGGAGAGAATAATATAAGTGATATCGAGCTTGTCGGCGATGACATTAATGTACTAAGAAAACATTATAAGATGTAAAATATCTGGTCCGAAGCCCGGATCATAGACATAGATCATGCTGCTGCCGGGCGAATATATGATCTTATATTGATAGCGGTCTTTCGCATTGTATCAAGATCACATAAAGGTGTTTGAAATGGAAATCGTATATTACTATGATTCTAAGTACAAGAGTAACGTCGACGAGCTTACAAAAGACGATGCTTTCATGAGGGTCGACATCGTCAACAAAGAGGCCTCTTCCGTAGGCACGGATAAAAAAGAGGGATATTACCTTTATATTAAGTCAAGCGACGAAGAGACGTTAAAAGGCATCGACGCGAAGATCACAGAAGCATGTGAAAAGAAAAGCGAAGAGTTTATCAAGAAAGCAGAAGGCAGCGAGTCTCAGACCGTTATCGACTACATTCATAAGGAAGCCGATGAGGCCGCCGAAGGCATGGGCGCCATCTTCGGCTAATCTATCCTGGAGGCCGCGATATAAGCCTCCCTTTTTTCAGGGCGTATCACATCGGTCACTTTGAAGCCTTTTTCTTCCAGCTCTTTTATCATAGGCTCAGGATCCTGCCGATCGCCAAGCTTCAGTACCTGCATCACCCTGCCGCGGCTTTTTAAAAGCGGCTTAAAGCGCATCGTTATGGATATAGAGACCTCCGGATCTACGGTCATGTCATTCAGAATGACGTCAAACTCCCTGTTCAGCCGGGAAAGGTCCATATTAAAAGCATCGTCGAATATTACATTGACTCCGGGATATTCTTCTACGACGCGCTCAAGAGGCTCCCTGAACTCCTCGCTAAACTCAATACCCGTCACATGGCTTGCTATCCCGGAAGCGTACATGAGAAATCCGCCCGCGCTGGAGCCGATGTCTAGAACTGTATCACCCTCGTGAATAACGCCGGTTTTTTCCTGGATGCCCTTTAGCTTAAAATATCCCTGAGGCCGGTCCTCCTCTGCCACTTCTATGGCACAGCCGTGTTCCACTTTTTGCGAGGGCTTGGTGACGGTCTTTCCGTTCACGGAGACAAGTCCGCGCTGAATGAACCGCTTTGCCCTGCTCCTTGAGGAGATGATGCCTTCCGTCACGAGATACTCATCGAGGCGCATGATGCTATAAGTTCAGGGCGAAAATAGATTAATGTTTCTGTCTGGAGGTTTT
This region includes:
- a CDS encoding S4 domain-containing protein; translation: MRLDEYLVTEGIISSRSRAKRFIQRGLVSVNGKTVTKPSQKVEHGCAIEVAEEDRPQGYFKLKGIQEKTGVIHEGDTVLDIGSSAGGFLMYASGIASHVTGIEFSEEFREPLERVVEEYPGVNVIFDDAFNMDLSRLNREFDVILNDMTVDPEVSISITMRFKPLLKSRGRVMQVLKLGDRQDPEPMIKELEEKGFKVTDVIRPEKREAYIAASRID
- a CDS encoding DUF362 domain-containing protein — its product is MKSKKVSIVHTSDPVNGPKRALDLIEADKILEKYDSILIKPNYVNGSLPETGVTTDPRVVRGIIEYLIGHGWTGRELAVGEGGMASIDTADTFKKVGLLDELKEFNIRIIDLNKEPHVEVDIEGGRSLKSIKVAKPFMEYDCILSVPKLKIHCWSLSTISMKNMMGGILPKGIMHDDLHQKIADLNKVIGPELTVVDGILGCQRHELACDPINSNVIIAGEDFVATDAIGSYLMGLRPEDVQYLALAKKAGLGENNISDIELVGDDINVLRKHYKM